The proteins below are encoded in one region of Segatella copri:
- a CDS encoding ATP-binding cassette domain-containing protein, with translation MQKIISIKNGVTRMPEWRMADPVNFEACDGEHIAIVGPNGGGKSMFVDIIVGRHPLLMHDPDYDFSPSQKTMVSDNIKYITFRDTYGGDNDRTYFLQQRWNQLEIDENTPIVKDKLEEAYRMAGEDTPERRALQQHIYELFHMQHLMDKYTILLSSGELRKFKLASTLFSEPRVLIMDNPFIGLDAETRDQLKELLKTLSSERALQIILVLSKSDDIPDFITHVVEVKDMKVLPKVTLAEYLAGRESAPAHVLSPELEQAIVDQPYSDREYHTQEVVKMNKVRIQYGERIILNDLDWTVMNGERWALSGQNGAGKSTLLSLVCADNPQSYACDITLFDNPRGSGESIWDIKKHIGYVSPELHRSYQRDLPAIRIVASGLMDSVGLYVKPKEEDMDKCRFWMKVFGLEGLEDRGFLKLSSGEQRLVLLARAFVKDPELLILDEPLHGLDNRNRRLVKDVIEAFCRRQNKTMIMVTHYKEELPACIDHSIFLLRHTND, from the coding sequence ATGCAAAAGATTATTAGCATTAAAAATGGTGTTACCCGTATGCCTGAATGGCGTATGGCAGACCCCGTAAACTTCGAGGCGTGCGATGGTGAGCACATCGCTATCGTAGGTCCGAACGGTGGAGGAAAATCAATGTTTGTTGACATCATCGTAGGTCGCCACCCACTCCTGATGCACGACCCTGATTACGATTTCTCACCTAGTCAGAAAACAATGGTGAGCGACAACATCAAGTATATTACCTTCCGCGACACCTACGGAGGCGATAACGACCGCACTTATTTCCTACAGCAGCGCTGGAACCAGCTCGAAATAGACGAGAACACGCCTATCGTAAAGGACAAGTTGGAAGAAGCCTACCGGATGGCAGGCGAAGACACTCCGGAGCGCAGAGCCCTGCAGCAGCACATCTACGAACTCTTCCACATGCAGCACCTGATGGACAAATACACCATCCTGCTCTCAAGTGGCGAGCTCCGCAAGTTCAAACTTGCCTCTACCCTCTTCTCAGAGCCTCGCGTGCTCATCATGGACAATCCGTTTATCGGACTCGATGCTGAAACCCGCGACCAGCTCAAGGAACTGCTCAAGACCCTCTCTTCAGAGCGAGCCCTGCAGATTATCCTCGTGCTGAGCAAGAGCGATGATATTCCTGATTTCATCACCCACGTGGTAGAAGTAAAGGATATGAAGGTTCTGCCTAAGGTAACCCTCGCCGAATATCTTGCCGGCAGAGAATCCGCGCCTGCCCATGTACTGAGCCCGGAGCTGGAACAGGCCATCGTAGACCAGCCTTACAGCGACCGCGAATATCACACCCAGGAAGTGGTGAAGATGAACAAGGTGCGCATTCAGTATGGCGAGCGAATCATCCTCAACGACCTCGACTGGACCGTGATGAACGGCGAACGATGGGCTTTGAGCGGACAGAACGGAGCCGGAAAAAGTACGCTCCTCAGTCTGGTTTGTGCCGATAATCCGCAGAGTTATGCCTGCGACATCACCCTCTTCGACAATCCTCGAGGCAGCGGCGAAAGCATCTGGGACATCAAGAAACACATCGGCTACGTATCGCCTGAGCTTCACCGCTCTTACCAGCGCGACCTGCCAGCCATCCGCATCGTGGCAAGCGGCTTGATGGATTCCGTAGGCCTCTATGTAAAGCCGAAGGAAGAAGATATGGACAAGTGCCGCTTCTGGATGAAAGTCTTCGGACTGGAAGGTCTTGAAGACCGTGGTTTCCTGAAGCTCTCCAGCGGCGAACAGCGCCTCGTTCTCCTGGCACGTGCCTTTGTCAAGGATCCGGAACTGCTGATTCTCGATGAGCCGCTCCACGGACTCGACAACCGCAACCGCCGTCTTGTAAAAGACGTCATCGAGGCCTTCTGTCGCCGCCAGAACAAAACCATGATTATGGTAACGCATTATAAGGAAGAATTGCCAGCGTGCATCGACCACAGCATCTTCCTCTTGCGCCACACCAACGATTAA
- the panB gene encoding 3-methyl-2-oxobutanoate hydroxymethyltransferase — MGYLSTDKKKITTKTFAEMKKAGEKVTMLTAYDFTTAGIIDAAGIDSILIGDSASNVMAGNADTLPITVDQMIYHARSVARACQHAFVVCDMPFGSYQISKEEALRNACRMMKETGVDALKLEGGVEICDTVKALVNAGIPVHGHLGLTPQSVNKFGGYGIRAKEEAEAQKLISDAIALDEAGCFAIVLEKVPAKLAAEVSKKVKAVTIGIGAGNGCDGQVLVYADALGMTQGFKPKFLRHFAQVGEEMTKGVKAYIDAVKTVDYPSAEESY; from the coding sequence ATGGGATATTTATCTACTGACAAGAAGAAAATTACCACCAAGACCTTCGCAGAAATGAAGAAGGCTGGCGAGAAAGTAACCATGCTGACAGCATACGACTTTACAACAGCCGGAATTATAGATGCTGCAGGAATTGACTCTATATTAATAGGTGATTCGGCCAGCAATGTGATGGCAGGAAATGCAGACACATTGCCGATTACCGTAGACCAGATGATTTATCACGCCCGCAGCGTGGCACGTGCCTGCCAGCATGCTTTCGTGGTTTGCGACATGCCTTTCGGCAGCTATCAGATCAGCAAGGAAGAGGCGCTGCGCAATGCTTGCCGCATGATGAAGGAGACGGGTGTAGACGCTCTGAAACTGGAAGGCGGCGTAGAAATCTGCGACACGGTTAAGGCGCTGGTTAATGCCGGAATCCCTGTTCATGGTCATCTCGGACTTACCCCGCAGAGCGTTAATAAGTTTGGCGGTTATGGCATTCGTGCCAAGGAAGAGGCTGAGGCACAGAAGCTTATCAGCGACGCTATTGCACTGGACGAAGCAGGCTGCTTTGCCATCGTGCTGGAAAAGGTTCCTGCTAAGCTCGCTGCTGAAGTAAGCAAGAAGGTAAAGGCTGTAACAATCGGAATCGGTGCAGGTAACGGCTGCGACGGACAGGTTCTGGTTTATGCTGATGCACTTGGAATGACACAGGGCTTCAAGCCTAAGTTCCTGCGCCACTTTGCTCAGGTAGGCGAGGAAATGACCAAGGGTGTGAAGGCTTATATTGATGCGGTGAAGACCGTAGATTATCCTAGCGCTGAAGAGAGTTATTAA
- the rsmG gene encoding 16S rRNA (guanine(527)-N(7))-methyltransferase RsmG, with protein sequence MIEIIEKYFPNLTEEQKKQFEALDALYRDWNSKINVISRKDIDNLYEHHVLHSLAIAKAIHFRPGTEILDFGCGGGFPGIPLAILFPECKFKLIDGTGKKIRVCNEVATAINLQNLKAEHLRGEDEKGKYDFVVSRAVMQLPDLMKIIKKNFKQKGQNALPNGLMCLKGGNLKEELKQYFKISEITPLSTFFDEEWFSQDKQLVYVPA encoded by the coding sequence ATGATAGAAATAATAGAGAAATACTTCCCGAATCTCACGGAAGAGCAGAAAAAGCAGTTCGAGGCACTCGATGCATTATACCGCGACTGGAACAGCAAGATCAATGTCATCAGCCGCAAGGACATCGATAATCTGTACGAGCACCACGTGCTCCATTCTCTGGCTATAGCCAAAGCCATCCATTTCCGTCCGGGCACGGAGATTCTCGATTTCGGCTGCGGCGGAGGTTTCCCGGGCATTCCGCTCGCTATCCTCTTCCCTGAATGCAAGTTCAAGCTGATAGATGGAACGGGCAAGAAAATCAGAGTCTGCAACGAGGTGGCTACGGCCATCAATCTGCAGAATCTCAAGGCTGAACACCTGCGCGGAGAAGACGAAAAAGGCAAGTACGATTTCGTGGTAAGCCGTGCGGTAATGCAACTTCCTGACCTGATGAAGATTATCAAGAAAAACTTTAAGCAGAAGGGGCAAAACGCTCTGCCTAACGGACTTATGTGTCTGAAAGGCGGCAATCTGAAAGAAGAACTGAAGCAATACTTCAAGATTTCAGAAATCACTCCGCTCAGCACTTTCTTCGATGAAGAATGGTTCAGCCAGGACAAGCAACTGGTTTACGTTCCGGCTTAG
- a CDS encoding HAD family phosphatase → MIKAALFDLDGVVFDTESQYSIFWGMIGREYHPEMPDFEYRIKGQTLVQIYDKYFTDEAVFAHIEGFTGAKEEQAKITARLDEFEKTMQYEYIAGFEDFISDLKQHGVKCAVVTSSNIQKMLNVYERHPEFKAYFDRVLTSEDFAESKPHPDCYLKGAAYFGVEPEGCVGLEDSFNGLKAVRASGAFTLGLATTNSREAIQPLSDYVIDDYRGFSFADLQRIVENAK, encoded by the coding sequence ATGATAAAAGCAGCACTCTTCGATCTGGATGGTGTGGTATTCGATACAGAATCACAGTACTCCATCTTCTGGGGAATGATAGGCAGGGAGTATCATCCGGAAATGCCCGATTTCGAATATCGCATCAAAGGACAGACTCTGGTTCAGATTTACGACAAGTATTTCACCGATGAAGCCGTCTTCGCCCACATCGAAGGTTTTACAGGCGCAAAGGAGGAACAGGCTAAGATTACAGCCCGACTGGATGAGTTTGAAAAGACCATGCAGTATGAATATATTGCAGGGTTCGAAGACTTCATCAGCGACTTGAAGCAGCATGGCGTAAAATGCGCTGTGGTAACGAGCAGCAACATTCAGAAGATGCTGAATGTCTATGAACGTCACCCGGAATTCAAGGCTTATTTCGACCGCGTGCTGACCAGCGAGGATTTCGCCGAGAGCAAGCCTCATCCAGACTGCTATCTGAAAGGTGCAGCCTATTTCGGTGTGGAACCGGAGGGCTGTGTAGGGCTGGAAGACAGCTTTAACGGACTGAAGGCGGTGAGAGCTTCAGGAGCTTTCACCCTAGGTCTTGCCACAACGAACAGCAGAGAAGCCATCCAGCCGCTATCCGACTATGTGATAGATGATTACAGAGGTTTCAGCTTTGCTGACTTGCAGCGCATCGTGGAGAATGCGAAATAG
- a CDS encoding BatD family protein: MFKVKNIILSLALLGCSGLAQAQQVEQRIDSLQILIGQQTVLHLKASVKQGDKVQLPSFKPQQQITPGVEVVEQSKGDTSHIGDDRMVVSRDYTLTSFDEKVYVIPALNVKVNGKNCHGNQLALKVLTVPVDTVHPNQFYPPKDVQDNPFSWSEWSSLFWLSLLLLILCGAWLYLRNRLKNNKPIITHIRIVKRVPAHEKALNQINVIKQQHVENQETQKAYYTQLTNTLREYIVSRFGFNAMEMTSAEIIERLREAGDQKMIDELKELFQTADLVKFAKYETLVNENDANLVNAINFIDQTKTDEKPTEEKVVPQLTNEEQKTQSQRRLIKSLLWIGAIVGLALLGYIIYQSAMLLM, translated from the coding sequence ATGTTTAAAGTAAAGAATATCATATTGTCGCTCGCTCTCCTGGGATGCTCAGGCTTAGCTCAAGCCCAGCAGGTAGAGCAACGCATCGACTCGCTCCAGATACTGATAGGACAGCAGACCGTGCTGCATCTGAAAGCTTCGGTAAAGCAGGGCGATAAGGTGCAACTGCCATCTTTCAAGCCGCAGCAGCAAATTACGCCGGGAGTGGAAGTGGTAGAGCAGAGTAAGGGCGACACTTCGCACATAGGCGACGACCGCATGGTGGTGAGCCGCGACTATACGCTGACTTCATTTGATGAAAAGGTGTACGTGATTCCTGCGCTCAATGTGAAGGTAAACGGCAAGAACTGTCATGGCAACCAGCTTGCGCTGAAGGTGCTCACCGTGCCTGTAGATACGGTTCATCCCAACCAGTTCTATCCGCCTAAGGATGTTCAGGATAATCCTTTCTCCTGGAGCGAATGGAGCTCGCTCTTTTGGTTGAGCTTATTGCTGTTAATCCTCTGTGGTGCATGGCTTTATTTGCGCAACAGACTGAAGAACAACAAGCCGATTATCACCCATATCCGCATCGTAAAACGTGTTCCGGCTCATGAAAAGGCGCTGAATCAAATCAACGTCATCAAGCAGCAGCACGTTGAGAATCAGGAAACACAGAAGGCTTACTACACCCAGCTTACCAATACGCTGAGAGAATATATCGTGAGCCGTTTCGGATTCAATGCCATGGAGATGACCAGTGCCGAAATCATCGAACGTTTGCGCGAAGCAGGCGACCAGAAGATGATAGATGAACTGAAGGAACTCTTCCAGACTGCCGATCTCGTGAAGTTTGCCAAATATGAAACTCTGGTGAATGAGAACGACGCAAACCTGGTGAATGCCATCAACTTCATCGACCAGACCAAGACAGATGAGAAACCTACAGAAGAAAAGGTGGTTCCGCAGCTGACCAACGAAGAGCAGAAGACGCAATCTCAGCGCCGCCTCATC
- the ruvC gene encoding crossover junction endodeoxyribonuclease RuvC, with the protein MIKKSNTEKIILGIDPGTNVMGYGVIRIIGNKAELVVMGVIDMRKESDPYLRLGKIFDRVTGIIDSYLPDEMAIEAPFFGKNVQSMLKLGRAQGVAIAAAIHHSVPIHEYAPLKIKMAITGQGQASKEQVAGMLQRLLHIQQDEMPKFMDATDALGAAYCHFLQMNRPETDAKYYSSWKDFATKNQSRIKK; encoded by the coding sequence ATGATCAAGAAATCGAATACAGAGAAGATCATTCTCGGCATTGACCCCGGAACCAACGTGATGGGCTATGGCGTAATCCGCATCATCGGCAACAAGGCCGAACTGGTGGTGATGGGCGTCATCGACATGCGCAAGGAGAGCGATCCCTATCTCCGGCTGGGCAAGATCTTCGACCGCGTAACCGGCATCATTGACAGCTATCTGCCCGATGAGATGGCCATCGAAGCCCCCTTCTTCGGCAAGAACGTGCAGTCGATGCTCAAGCTGGGCAGAGCGCAGGGAGTAGCCATCGCAGCCGCCATTCATCACAGCGTTCCTATCCACGAATATGCGCCACTCAAAATCAAGATGGCTATTACGGGACAGGGACAGGCTTCGAAGGAACAGGTGGCGGGAATGCTGCAGCGACTGCTCCATATTCAGCAAGACGAAATGCCGAAGTTCATGGACGCTACCGATGCACTGGGGGCAGCCTACTGCCACTTTCTGCAGATGAACCGCCCGGAGACCGACGCCAAGTACTACAGCAGCTGGAAAGACTTTGCAACAAAGAATCAGAGTAGAATAAAAAAATAA
- a CDS encoding MoxR family ATPase: MAEAIDIRELNIRIEQQSQFVTNLVMGMNKVIVGQKHLVDCLLIGLLSDGHILLEGVPGLAKTLAIKTLSQLISSDYSRIQFTPDLLPADVVGTQIYSQKDEAFHVKRGPVFANFVLADEINRAPAKVQSALLEAMQEHQVTIGDETFKLPSPFLVMATQNPIEQEGTYQLPEAQVDRFLLKVIIDYPTLEEEKLIIRENIQGGLPEVTPVTSAEEILKARKIVNEVYLDEKIEQYIADIVFASRYPERYGLGELKDMITFGGSPRASISLAKAARAYAFIKHRGYVIPEDVRAVAHDVMRHRIGLSYEAEASNVTSEEIVSRIINKVEVP, translated from the coding sequence ATGGCAGAAGCTATTGATATCCGCGAATTGAATATCCGGATAGAACAACAAAGTCAGTTTGTTACCAACCTGGTAATGGGCATGAATAAGGTAATCGTAGGTCAGAAACACCTTGTAGATTGCCTTCTTATCGGTCTTCTCTCTGATGGTCATATCCTGCTTGAGGGTGTACCTGGACTGGCGAAGACACTTGCAATCAAGACATTGTCACAGCTTATCAGCTCCGACTATAGCCGCATTCAGTTTACTCCTGATCTGTTGCCTGCCGATGTGGTGGGAACTCAGATTTATTCACAGAAAGATGAGGCTTTCCATGTAAAGCGCGGTCCAGTCTTCGCCAATTTCGTTTTGGCAGATGAGATTAACCGTGCCCCAGCCAAGGTGCAGAGTGCGCTGCTCGAGGCAATGCAGGAACACCAGGTTACCATTGGTGATGAAACCTTCAAACTGCCTAGTCCGTTCCTGGTAATGGCTACACAGAACCCTATCGAACAGGAAGGAACCTATCAGTTGCCTGAAGCACAGGTAGACCGTTTCCTGCTGAAGGTAATCATCGATTATCCTACACTGGAAGAGGAGAAGCTCATCATCCGCGAGAATATCCAGGGCGGACTTCCTGAGGTTACTCCTGTAACATCAGCTGAGGAGATTCTGAAGGCTCGCAAGATTGTAAACGAGGTTTATCTCGATGAGAAGATAGAACAGTATATTGCCGATATCGTCTTCGCTTCACGTTATCCTGAGCGCTACGGACTGGGCGAACTGAAAGACATGATTACCTTCGGCGGCAGTCCTCGTGCCAGCATCTCTCTTGCCAAGGCAGCCAGAGCCTATGCGTTTATCAAGCATCGCGGCTATGTGATTCCTGAAGATGTAAGAGCTGTGGCTCATGACGTAATGCGCCATCGTATAGGCCTTTCTTACGAGGCTGAGGCAAGCAATGTGACAAGTGAGGAAATCGTAAGCCGCATCATTAATAAGGTGGAAGTGCCTTGA
- a CDS encoding MFS transporter: MDTQNTPVHIKLWHKDFWRLCFANLLLMSSVYMLVFAIPYFLNQENFQQWQIGCVLLAYGLGLFLFGGFCSYLVQRYRRNMVCQLSILSVVVCHSVLYYLDTFWNIRFSFEILLAVRFLLGAFLGLAQMTLASTLVIDSCESFQRTEANYITSWFARFSIAVGPLLAFFVYNYFGMGYVFPTASLLALGAFVLVSRAKFPFKAPAEGIKVFSLDRFYLPQGTPLFVNIILITFSAGLYFSVPHSTGNFLMIFGGLVLAFLAEKFVFADADLKSQIIVGLILLASAELISFGSQEFAVEIVVPTLLGFSLGIIGSRFLLFYIKLAKHCQRGTSVNSFFLAWELGLSLGLGLGFLFHNLPARAHFDVDHPVYNMIESGMLHYALLFTIVSLLVYNFLVHPWYMKHKNR; the protein is encoded by the coding sequence ATGGATACACAAAATACACCAGTACATATCAAACTGTGGCACAAGGACTTCTGGCGATTATGCTTTGCCAACCTCTTGCTGATGTCGAGTGTGTACATGCTCGTTTTTGCCATTCCTTATTTCCTGAATCAGGAGAATTTCCAGCAGTGGCAAATTGGGTGTGTGCTTCTTGCATACGGCTTGGGATTGTTTCTGTTTGGCGGCTTCTGCTCTTATCTGGTGCAGCGCTACCGCAGGAATATGGTCTGTCAGCTTTCCATTTTAAGTGTGGTTGTTTGTCATTCGGTTCTTTACTATCTGGATACGTTCTGGAACATCAGGTTTTCTTTTGAGATTCTCCTGGCGGTCCGTTTTCTGTTGGGAGCATTTCTGGGGTTGGCTCAGATGACGCTTGCCAGTACGCTGGTTATTGATTCCTGCGAGTCGTTCCAGCGCACCGAGGCTAATTATATTACCTCCTGGTTTGCCCGCTTTTCGATAGCTGTAGGACCCTTGTTGGCATTTTTTGTTTACAACTATTTCGGCATGGGCTATGTTTTCCCTACGGCTTCGTTGCTGGCTTTGGGAGCCTTCGTGCTGGTTTCTCGCGCCAAGTTTCCTTTCAAGGCGCCTGCCGAAGGAATCAAGGTATTCAGCCTCGACCGCTTCTATCTGCCACAGGGAACTCCGCTGTTTGTCAATATTATCCTGATTACTTTTTCTGCGGGATTATACTTTTCTGTGCCTCATTCTACTGGTAACTTTCTGATGATTTTCGGAGGATTGGTCTTGGCGTTCCTGGCAGAAAAGTTTGTCTTTGCTGATGCAGATCTGAAGAGTCAGATAATCGTAGGTCTGATATTGTTGGCTTCTGCTGAACTGATTTCGTTCGGAAGTCAGGAGTTTGCTGTAGAAATCGTGGTTCCAACCTTGCTGGGTTTCAGCTTGGGAATCATCGGAAGCCGTTTCCTGCTCTTCTATATCAAGCTTGCCAAACATTGCCAGCGCGGCACGAGCGTGAACTCGTTCTTCCTGGCTTGGGAATTGGGATTGAGCTTGGGACTCGGTCTCGGATTCCTGTTCCATAATCTTCCGGCGAGAGCGCATTTTGACGTAGATCATCCTGTATATAATATGATTGAATCAGGGATGTTGCACTATGCGCTTCTTTTTACAATCGTATCGTTGCTGGTGTACAATTTCTTGGTTCATCCTTGGTACATGAAGCATAAAAACAGATAA
- a CDS encoding DUF58 domain-containing protein, whose translation MDTQDILKKVRKIEIKTRGLSQNIFAGQYHSAFKGRGMAFAEVREYQYGDDVRDIDWNVTARFHKPYVKVFEEERELTVMLLVDVSGSLDFGTMKQMKRDLATEIAATLAFSAIQNNDKIGVIFFSDRIEKYIPPKKGRKHILYIIREMLNFQPQSQRTDIGCALEYFTRVMKRHCTAFVISDFYDHKDFQHQLQIANQKHDVVAIQVYDPRAKVLPDVGLLKVMDAETGHEMYIDTSSKKLRMAHTQQWLMQQENLKTDFAKSKVDWTSIATNEDFSKALLMLFKQRG comes from the coding sequence TTGGATACACAAGATATCTTAAAAAAGGTTCGGAAGATAGAAATCAAGACTCGCGGACTGAGTCAGAACATCTTCGCTGGTCAGTATCATTCTGCCTTCAAGGGTAGGGGAATGGCCTTTGCCGAGGTGCGCGAATATCAGTATGGCGATGATGTGAGAGACATCGACTGGAACGTGACCGCCCGCTTTCATAAGCCTTACGTCAAGGTGTTTGAAGAGGAAAGGGAACTTACCGTGATGCTGCTCGTAGACGTCAGCGGGTCGCTCGATTTCGGTACGATGAAGCAGATGAAGCGCGATCTGGCTACTGAGATTGCTGCCACACTCGCCTTCAGTGCCATTCAGAACAATGACAAGATAGGTGTCATCTTCTTCTCTGACCGTATCGAGAAGTACATTCCGCCTAAGAAAGGAAGAAAGCATATTCTCTATATCATCAGGGAAATGCTCAACTTCCAGCCGCAAAGCCAGCGTACCGACATCGGCTGCGCCCTGGAATATTTCACCCGCGTGATGAAACGCCACTGCACAGCTTTCGTAATCAGCGACTTCTACGATCATAAGGATTTCCAGCATCAGCTGCAGATTGCCAACCAGAAACATGATGTAGTAGCCATCCAGGTTTACGACCCACGTGCCAAGGTGCTGCCTGATGTAGGACTGCTCAAGGTGATGGATGCAGAAACCGGACACGAAATGTATATTGATACAAGTTCGAAGAAACTGCGAATGGCTCATACCCAGCAATGGCTGATGCAGCAGGAGAATCTGAAAACCGACTTTGCCAAAAGCAAGGTCGACTGGACTTCGATTGCCACTAACGAGGACTTCTCGAAGGCGCTCCTGATGCTTTTCAAGCAGAGGGGCTGA
- a CDS encoding MBL fold metallo-hydrolase, with product MLHIERFQVNMLQENCYVVSDETKECVIIDCGAFYPEERTAITQYIKENQLKPVHLLVTHGHLDHNFGNNTIYQEFGLKPEVSAADEKLMKGLAKQAETFYQMQLDYQFPPIGRFFEDEEVIKFGNHEFQVIATPGHSSGSVTFYCEAEHVAFTGDTLFHNSIGRTDFPGGSMFRIINSLRHLGQLPDETQVLPGHGEYTSIGEELAHNPYMDR from the coding sequence ATGTTACATATAGAAAGATTTCAAGTAAACATGTTGCAGGAAAACTGCTACGTGGTGAGCGATGAGACCAAGGAATGCGTCATCATCGATTGCGGCGCCTTCTATCCGGAAGAGCGGACGGCTATTACACAATATATTAAGGAGAACCAGCTCAAGCCCGTTCACCTGCTCGTAACCCATGGCCATCTTGACCATAACTTCGGCAACAACACCATCTATCAGGAGTTCGGACTGAAACCTGAAGTATCGGCAGCAGATGAAAAACTGATGAAGGGACTCGCCAAGCAGGCAGAAACCTTCTATCAGATGCAACTCGATTACCAGTTTCCGCCTATTGGCAGATTCTTCGAAGATGAAGAGGTCATCAAGTTCGGCAACCACGAGTTCCAGGTCATCGCCACTCCTGGCCACAGCAGCGGTTCCGTCACCTTCTATTGCGAGGCAGAGCACGTAGCCTTCACCGGCGACACCCTCTTCCACAACTCTATCGGCAGAACCGATTTCCCTGGAGGCAGCATGTTCCGCATCATCAACAGTCTGCGCCATCTCGGTCAGTTGCCTGACGAAACCCAGGTTCTCCCGGGTCATGGCGAATACACCAGCATAGGCGAAGAGCTCGCTCACAATCCATATATGGACCGTTAA
- a CDS encoding smalltalk protein, which produces MKANTWKTILQIAISILTAIATTLGVTSCMG; this is translated from the coding sequence ATGAAAGCGAACACTTGGAAAACAATTCTGCAGATAGCCATCAGCATACTGACCGCTATCGCTACTACGCTCGGAGTAACGAGCTGCATGGGATAA
- a CDS encoding GNAT family N-acetyltransferase, translated as METERILLRYWQESDAEALFKYASDPDVGPRAGWPAHKSVEESREIIRTFFHNDTTWAIVLKETGEAIGCIGYYTHETSNIPIGENDCEVGYWVGKPFWNQGICTEALKLMLDYCINEKHFENIWADHFTGNPASGKVMEKCGFSDTGMLNRCSQLVGGDKEMVKVFKYNG; from the coding sequence ATGGAAACAGAAAGAATTTTACTTCGATATTGGCAGGAATCAGATGCAGAGGCGCTCTTCAAGTACGCCTCCGACCCTGACGTAGGACCACGTGCTGGATGGCCGGCGCATAAGTCTGTAGAAGAAAGTCGGGAGATAATCCGGACATTCTTCCATAATGACACGACATGGGCGATTGTGTTGAAAGAGACTGGCGAGGCTATCGGCTGCATCGGCTACTACACCCATGAAACCAGCAACATCCCTATCGGAGAAAACGACTGTGAGGTGGGCTACTGGGTAGGAAAGCCATTTTGGAACCAAGGAATCTGCACCGAAGCCTTGAAGCTGATGCTTGACTACTGCATCAACGAGAAGCATTTCGAAAACATCTGGGCAGACCATTTCACAGGCAATCCTGCATCAGGGAAAGTCATGGAGAAATGCGGTTTCTCAGACACCGGAATGCTGAACAGATGTAGCCAGCTTGTGGGTGGCGACAAGGAAATGGTCAAGGTGTTCAAGTACAACGGATAA